In Vicia villosa cultivar HV-30 ecotype Madison, WI unplaced genomic scaffold, Vvil1.0 ctg.000349F_1_1, whole genome shotgun sequence, the following proteins share a genomic window:
- the LOC131627111 gene encoding uncharacterized protein LOC131627111, whose product MANVRWGELEEDDGEDLDYLLLPARQVIGPDENGIKRVVEYRFDDDYNKVKITTTTRIRKLANARLSKCAVERRSWPKFGDAVREDVGARLTMVSTEEIVLERPKSLGSSKEDAKNSDPGAVLMVCRTCGKKGDHWTARCPYKSDESVVDKTPTDETKDIYVPPRLRSDIDRTIDSNMRRRNDENSVRVTNLSEDTKEADLFELFRPFGDVIRVYVAIDQKTGMSRGFGFVNFRSREDAQRAINKLNGYGYDNLILRLEWATPRTT is encoded by the exons ATGGCGAATGTAAGGTGGGGAGAATTGGAAGAAGACGACGGTGAAGATCTTGATTATCTTCTGTTACCTGCACGTCAGGTCATAGGTCCTGACGAAAATGGAATCAAGAGGGTTGTTGAGTACCGGTTCGATGATGATTATAATAAGGTTAAGATCACCACAACCACTCGCATTCGAAAACTCGCCAACGCGCGTCTCAGCAAATGCGCCGTCGAACGCCGTTCGTGGCCCAAGTTTGGAGATGCCGTTCGTGAAGACGTTGGTGCACGCCTCACTATGGTTTCCACGGAAGAAATCGTTCTCGAACGCCCCAAATCTCTTG GTTCCAGCAAGGAGGATGCAAAGAATAGTGACCCAGGTGCTGTTCTTATGGTATGCAGGACTTGTGGGAAGAAGGGTGATCATTGGACTGCAAGGTGTCCATATAAGTCTGATGAAAGCGTTGTTGATAAAACTCCAACAGATGAGACTAAGGATATATATGTACCCCCTCGCCTGAGATCTGATATTGACAGAACTATTGATTCAAACATGAGGCGGAGGAACGATGAGAATTCTGTTCGGGTAACCAACCTCTCGGAAGACACAAAGGAGGCTGATTTGTTTGAGCTTTTCAGGCCTTTTGGTGATGTGATCAGGGTCTATGTTGCTATAGATCAAAAGACTGGCATGAGTAGAGGCTTTGGCTTTGTTAACTTTCGCAGCAGGGAAGATGCTCAGAGGGCTATTAACAAACTCAACGGATATGGCTACGATAATCTCATTCTGAGACTTGAATGGGCCACCCCTAGAACAACCTAG